Genomic segment of Rhodococcus rhodochrous:
GCGGCCCACGACCGCACCTCGTCCTCGGCCGCGGACGGACCGAACGACCGATAGTCGAGCGCGGCGAGTTCGGACACCAGATCGGGTGTGTCCTCGGCGCTTTCGTCGCCCACCGCGAACAACCACACGAGCTGCTGACTCAGCCCTGAGGCCCGCGACGACAACAGTTCGGCGGTATCGGGCGAGTACTCGCCGGCGTCGACCTCCCCTCCGAAGACGACGCCCTCGAACTCCTCCGACCGCTCGAGATCGGAGGTGTCACCGACGGTGACGTCGAT
This window contains:
- a CDS encoding flavodoxin domain-containing protein, which encodes MTVLVVTDSPEGPSQKIARLVADALGERDIDVTVGDTSDLERSEEFEGVVFGGEVDAGEYSPDTAELLSSRASGLSQQLVWLFAVGDESAEDTPDLVSELAALDYRSFGPSAAEDEVRSWAAFIADEIDGHS